From the Lathyrus oleraceus cultivar Zhongwan6 chromosome 4, CAAS_Psat_ZW6_1.0, whole genome shotgun sequence genome, one window contains:
- the LOC127075723 gene encoding annexin-like protein RJ4: protein MATLIAPSNHSPQEDAESLRKAFEGWGTDERTVITILGHRNSHQIQQIRKAYEEIYQEDLIKRLESELKGDFEKAVYRWILEPADRDAVLANVALKSGKNYNVVVEIASILSPEELFNVRRAYIKRYKHSLEEDLATHTSGHLRQLLVGLVTAFRYVGDDVNARLAQSEADILHEAVKEKKGSQEEAVRILTTRSKAQLIATFNRYRETHGTSITKKLLEEGSDDFQKALYTTIRSFNDHVKYYEKVVRDAVKKVGTDEDALTRVIVSRAQHDLKAISDVYHKRNSVPFEHVVAKETSGDYKKLLLTLLGQED, encoded by the exons ATGGCTACTCTTATTGCTCCTAGCAACCACTCTCCCCAAGAAGATGCTGAATCTCTAAGAAAGGCTTTTGAAG GTTGGGGTACTGATGAAAGAACAGTGATAACAATTCTGGGTCATAGAAATTCTCACCAGATTCAACAAATTAGAAAAGCTTACGAAGAGATTTACCAAGAGGATCTTATCAAACGTTTGGAATCTGAACTCAAAGGAGACTTTGAG AAAGCTGTGTACCGTTGGATCTTAGAACCGGCTGATCGTGATGCTGTTTTGGCCAATGTTGCTCTCAAGAGCGGTAAGAACTAcaatgttgttgttgagattgCTTCGATTCTCTCACCCGAAGAGCTTTTTAACGTGAGACGCGCTTATATCAAACGCTATAAGCACTCGTTGGAAGAGGACTTGGCTACTCATACCTCTGGTCATCTTCGTCAG CTTTTGGTAGGGTTGGTGACTGCTTTTAGGTATGTTggtgatgatgtgaatgcaagATTAGCACAGAGTGAAGCTGATATTCTTCATGAGGCTGTGAAAGAAAAGAAAGGAAGCCAGGAAGAAGCTGTTAGGATCTTGACTACTAGGAGTAAGGCTCAGTTGATTGCAACTTTCAACCGTTACAGAGAGACTCATGGTACTTCAATTACTAAG AAGCTGTTGGAGGAAGGATCTGATGATTTTCAGAAGGCTTTGTATACCACCATTCGTTCCTTCAATGATCATGTTAAGTACTATGAAAAG GTTGTGCGAGATGCGGTGAAGAAGGTTGGAACCGACGAGGACGCACTCACCCGTGTGATTGTGAGCAGGGCTCAACATGATCTGAAAGCCATCTCAGATGTTTATCACAAGAGAAACAGTGTTCCTTTTGAGCATGTTGTGGCTAAGGAAACATCTGGGGATTACAAGAAGCTCCTTCTCACTCTTTTGGGCCAAGAAGATTGA